A genomic stretch from Acidobacteriota bacterium includes:
- a CDS encoding proline dehydrogenase family protein — MGRSKALLVRLLKASPRPLVWRFARRYIAGDRLDHAVEVVRRLEREGCRATVDVLGEDVTRESDVEAYVEEYHQAIERIVAEGLDANVSIKPTAFGLRISEALCYRALRSVLEKADEHGMFVRLDMEDSPTTQATLDLYRRLRSEGFERLGVVLQSYLRRTLDDVRTLAAEGASVRLCKGIYVEPRELAYKEYQLIREAYVDALEVLLRGEDTHTAIATHDDYLVFHGRRLVRELGLGPGRYEFQMLLGVDEQLRRLLVAEGHPLRVYVPYGRGWHGYSLRRLVENPHLAAHVVRNVLGFGIGSEKAAPR, encoded by the coding sequence ATGGGTCGTAGTAAGGCGTTGCTGGTTCGACTGCTCAAGGCCAGTCCCCGACCTCTGGTCTGGCGCTTTGCCCGCCGCTACATCGCGGGCGACCGCCTGGACCATGCCGTCGAGGTGGTTCGTCGCCTGGAGCGTGAGGGATGCCGGGCCACGGTGGACGTGCTTGGCGAGGACGTGACCCGCGAGTCCGACGTGGAGGCCTACGTCGAGGAGTATCACCAGGCCATCGAGCGGATCGTCGCCGAGGGCCTCGATGCCAATGTCTCGATCAAGCCCACCGCCTTCGGTCTGCGGATCTCCGAGGCCCTGTGCTACCGCGCCCTCCGCTCGGTGCTGGAGAAGGCGGACGAGCACGGCATGTTCGTCCGCCTCGACATGGAGGACAGTCCCACCACCCAGGCCACGCTCGATCTCTATCGGCGGCTCAGGAGCGAGGGCTTCGAGCGGTTGGGGGTGGTGCTCCAGTCCTACCTGCGGCGCACCCTGGACGACGTCCGGACCCTGGCCGCGGAGGGCGCCAGCGTGCGGCTCTGCAAGGGCATTTACGTTGAGCCGCGGGAACTGGCGTACAAGGAGTACCAGCTCATCCGGGAAGCCTATGTCGACGCCCTCGAGGTGCTGCTGCGGGGAGAGGACACTCACACCGCCATCGCCACCCACGACGACTACCTGGTCTTCCATGGCCGCCGACTGGTGCGTGAGCTGGGCCTGGGGCCTGGGCGATACGAGTTCCAGATGCTGCTGGGGGTGGACGAACAGCTGCGACGCCTGCTGGTGGCCGAGGGGCATCCCTTGCGGGTTTACGTGCCCTACGGCCGGGGCTGGCACGGTTACTCCCTGCGGCG
- a CDS encoding DHH family phosphoesterase has translation MSSKNGELHRLLQSARRVVLTTHRSPDGDGVGSEVGLARMLAAAGAEVRIINVDPLPRLLTFLDTAFRVETYEPQVHDAVLAAADVIVMLDNSVAARMGRMEPVVRRAAASKACIDHHPDPDSYWNPCLVDTGACCTGQLIHALGEALGWSIDPPAAEALYTALVSDTGRFRFANTSPEAFRMAAALVERGARPARIYARLEEQYSEGFLRMYGEVLAGMESRCEGRLLLLRIPLAMIERHGAAGEDLSEIINQSLGHRESRLAVLFRELEDGQTKISLRSKGARDVNRLARRHGGGGHRNASGIVLPQPLEAAVTLLLPELEALATEEESPPGPSPA, from the coding sequence GTGTCGAGCAAGAACGGCGAATTGCACCGTCTGCTGCAATCGGCGCGCCGCGTCGTGCTGACCACCCACCGCAGCCCGGACGGCGATGGTGTGGGCAGCGAAGTGGGCCTGGCCCGGATGCTTGCGGCGGCCGGCGCCGAGGTGCGCATCATCAACGTGGATCCCCTGCCGCGCCTGTTGACCTTTCTGGATACCGCCTTCCGCGTCGAGACCTACGAGCCGCAGGTCCACGATGCGGTACTGGCCGCGGCCGACGTCATCGTGATGCTGGACAACTCGGTGGCGGCGCGCATGGGACGGATGGAGCCGGTGGTGCGCCGGGCCGCCGCTTCCAAGGCCTGCATCGACCACCATCCCGACCCGGACTCCTACTGGAATCCCTGCCTGGTGGACACCGGCGCCTGCTGCACGGGCCAGCTCATTCATGCCCTGGGAGAGGCGCTCGGCTGGTCCATCGACCCGCCGGCGGCGGAGGCGCTCTATACCGCCCTGGTTTCGGACACGGGGCGCTTTCGCTTCGCCAATACATCGCCCGAGGCCTTCCGCATGGCTGCCGCGCTGGTCGAGCGGGGCGCCCGGCCGGCCCGCATCTACGCCCGCCTCGAAGAACAGTACAGCGAGGGCTTTCTGCGGATGTACGGCGAGGTACTGGCCGGCATGGAGAGCCGCTGCGAGGGCCGACTGCTGCTGCTGCGGATCCCCCTGGCCATGATCGAGCGCCATGGCGCCGCCGGCGAGGACCTCAGCGAGATCATCAACCAGTCCCTGGGGCACCGCGAAAGCCGGTTGGCGGTTCTCTTCCGGGAACTGGAGGACGGCCAGACCAAGATCAGCCTGCGCTCCAAGGGGGCCCGGGACGTCAATCGCCTGGCCCGCCGTCACGGGGGCGGGGGCCATCGCAACGCCTCGGGGATCGTGCTGCCGCAGCCCCTGGAGGCCGCCGTCACCCTGCTGCTTCCTGAACTCGAGGCCCTGGCCACCGAGGAGGAGTCGCCTCCAGGCCCCTCGCCGGCATGA
- a CDS encoding succinate dehydrogenase produces the protein MALTERQYFALRRLHSLSGVFPIGVFLAEHFFTNSFALHGAESYNAKVEFLTSLPYLYLIEGLGIFLPILFHLVVGVIIFREARFNNRTLGYRQNAMFALQRISGVVLIFFIGYHLAATRFGHYFGYDTSDLFALMSDKLQNPFILAFYVIGVCSASFHLGNGLWGFAIHWGLLRGRQAQKRWSWAALAVALALAVTGLNSLLAFRPLGLEPILIFDKSESHVHAAATPAADSEVLEIHELHDRGVEGGEHP, from the coding sequence ATGGCCCTCACGGAGCGCCAGTATTTTGCGCTTCGCCGGTTGCACAGCCTGAGCGGCGTGTTTCCCATCGGCGTCTTCCTGGCGGAGCATTTCTTCACCAACTCGTTCGCCCTCCACGGAGCGGAGAGTTACAACGCGAAGGTAGAGTTCCTCACCTCCCTGCCCTACCTCTACCTGATCGAAGGACTGGGCATCTTTCTCCCGATTCTCTTTCACCTTGTCGTCGGGGTGATCATCTTCCGGGAAGCTCGTTTCAACAACCGTACCCTGGGTTACCGGCAGAATGCCATGTTCGCGCTCCAGCGCATCAGTGGCGTGGTGCTGATCTTCTTCATCGGCTACCACCTGGCGGCGACCCGCTTCGGTCACTACTTCGGTTACGACACCAGTGATCTTTTCGCCTTGATGAGCGATAAGCTGCAGAACCCCTTCATCCTCGCCTTCTACGTGATCGGGGTCTGCTCGGCGTCCTTCCACCTGGGCAACGGTCTGTGGGGCTTCGCCATTCACTGGGGCCTGCTGCGCGGCCGTCAAGCCCAGAAGCGCTGGTCCTGGGCGGCACTGGCGGTCGCCCTGGCGCTGGCCGTGACGGGCCTCAACTCGCTGCTGGCCTTCCGGCCACTGGGCCTCGAGCCGATTCTCATCTTCGACAAGAGCGAGTCCCACGTGCACGCTGCGGCCACGCCGGCGGCGGATTCCGAGGTCCTCGAGATCCACGAACTCCACGACCGCGGCGTCGAGGGAGGTGAGCACCCATGA
- the sdhA gene encoding succinate dehydrogenase flavoprotein subunit translates to MSNKPRIIVVGGGLAGLMTVIKIAERGCPVDLFSIVPVKRSHSVCAQGGINAAVNIMGEDDSPEIHYYDTVKGGDFLAHQPLCRGMAYDAPAIIYLLDRMGVPFSRTAEGNLDFRRFGGTLHHRTAFAGASTGQQLLYALDEQVRRFEAQGLVTKYEGFEFLAPVLESPEGPCRGIVAMDLRTMKVQAFRSDAVVMATGGPGLVYGRSTNSMINTGSAAAGCYRAGVRYANGEFIQIHPTAIPGEDKMRLMSESARGEGGRVWVPKKKGDTRPPSEIPESERWYFLEEKYPRFGNLVPRDIGAREIYHVCVDLGMGLDGEQKVYLDLTHKSREFLDRRLGAILEIYEQFVGDDPRTVPMKIFPAVHYSMGGLWVDYEPTADGMIDKSSPKNHMTNIPGLYAAGECEYQYHGANRLGANALLSCIYAGTLAGPSSVIFAENLDRLATDLDAGLYDRSVSQWEKHFDEIARMDGPENPHKLHRELGDTMIANVTIVRENDKLRQTDAKIQELMERWKKIGVTDTSSWANPEIPFVHQLWNMLELARVITLGALQRDESRGAHYKPEFPERDDENWLKSTIATWSPEGPVLSYEPVDTSISKPVARHYD, encoded by the coding sequence ATGAGCAACAAGCCCCGCATCATCGTCGTCGGTGGCGGCCTGGCCGGCCTGATGACCGTCATCAAGATCGCCGAACGCGGTTGCCCCGTCGATCTCTTCTCGATCGTTCCGGTCAAGCGTTCCCACTCCGTATGCGCCCAGGGTGGCATCAATGCCGCCGTGAACATCATGGGCGAGGACGACTCGCCGGAGATCCACTACTACGACACCGTCAAGGGCGGCGATTTCCTGGCCCACCAGCCCCTGTGCCGCGGGATGGCCTACGACGCCCCCGCGATCATCTACCTGCTGGACCGGATGGGTGTCCCCTTCTCCCGCACGGCGGAGGGCAACCTGGACTTCCGCCGCTTCGGCGGCACGCTGCACCACCGCACGGCCTTTGCCGGCGCTTCCACCGGCCAGCAGTTGCTCTACGCCCTCGACGAACAGGTCCGGCGTTTTGAAGCCCAGGGACTGGTCACCAAGTACGAAGGCTTCGAGTTCCTCGCACCGGTTCTGGAGAGCCCGGAGGGACCCTGCCGCGGCATCGTCGCGATGGACCTGAGAACGATGAAGGTGCAGGCCTTCCGCTCCGACGCGGTGGTGATGGCGACCGGCGGCCCGGGCCTGGTCTACGGCCGGAGCACGAACTCGATGATCAACACCGGTTCGGCGGCCGCCGGTTGCTACCGCGCCGGGGTGCGTTACGCCAACGGTGAGTTCATCCAGATCCATCCGACGGCGATTCCCGGTGAAGACAAGATGCGGCTGATGAGTGAATCGGCCCGAGGTGAAGGCGGCCGCGTGTGGGTGCCGAAGAAGAAAGGCGACACCCGACCACCGTCCGAGATCCCCGAAAGCGAGCGCTGGTACTTCCTCGAAGAAAAGTACCCCCGCTTCGGCAACCTGGTGCCGCGGGACATCGGTGCGCGGGAGATCTACCACGTCTGCGTCGACCTGGGCATGGGCCTCGACGGCGAGCAGAAGGTCTACCTCGACCTGACCCACAAGAGCCGCGAGTTCCTCGACCGTCGCCTGGGGGCGATTCTCGAGATCTACGAGCAGTTCGTCGGCGACGACCCGCGCACGGTGCCGATGAAGATCTTTCCCGCCGTACACTACTCGATGGGTGGCTTGTGGGTCGACTACGAGCCCACCGCCGACGGGATGATCGACAAGAGCTCGCCGAAGAACCACATGACGAACATTCCCGGCCTCTACGCCGCCGGCGAATGCGAGTACCAGTACCACGGCGCCAATCGCCTGGGGGCCAACGCCCTGCTCTCGTGCATCTACGCCGGCACCCTGGCCGGCCCGTCTTCGGTGATCTTCGCCGAGAACCTCGACCGCCTCGCCACCGATCTGGACGCTGGACTCTACGACCGCAGCGTCAGCCAGTGGGAGAAACACTTCGATGAGATCGCCCGCATGGACGGCCCCGAAAACCCGCACAAGTTGCACCGGGAGCTGGGCGACACGATGATCGCCAACGTGACCATCGTGCGGGAGAACGACAAGCTGCGGCAGACCGACGCCAAGATCCAGGAACTGATGGAGCGCTGGAAGAAGATCGGCGTCACCGACACTTCCAGCTGGGCGAATCCCGAGATTCCCTTTGTCCACCAGCTCTGGAACATGCTGGAGCTGGCCCGGGTGATCACCCTCGGTGCGCTCCAGCGGGACGAGTCGCGAGGAGCCCACTACAAACCCGAGTTCCCCGAACGTGATGACGAGAACTGGCTCAAGAGCACCATCGCCACCTGGTCGCCGGAGGGACCGGTGCTTTCCTACGAGCCGGTCGACACTTCGATTTCCAAGCCCGTGGCCCGCCACTACGACTGA
- the sdhB gene encoding succinate dehydrogenase iron-sulfur subunit, whose protein sequence is MRSEIVFRIRRQDGPQEPSYVQEFRLDYRPNLNIIACLQEIARNPVDAAGKATAPPVWDCSCLEEVCGACTMLVNGVPRQSCSTLIDSLPDGPIELAPLSKFPVIRDLMVDRKPMFDALKQIHGWIPIDGTHDLGPGPRRPPEEASLSYVFSRCMTCGCCMEACPNYDGKDPSQFIGPAPLGQTHYFNTNPIGAMNAGERLDAVMGRNGLTGCGNAQNCVEVCPKDIPLTDAIAELNRQANKHWLTSLFGR, encoded by the coding sequence ATGCGCAGCGAAATCGTTTTTCGTATCCGCCGGCAGGACGGCCCCCAGGAGCCGAGCTACGTCCAGGAGTTCCGCCTCGACTACAGGCCCAACCTGAACATCATCGCCTGCCTCCAGGAAATCGCCCGCAACCCCGTCGACGCCGCCGGCAAGGCCACGGCACCGCCGGTCTGGGACTGCTCCTGCCTCGAAGAAGTGTGCGGCGCCTGTACGATGCTGGTCAACGGCGTTCCCCGGCAGTCGTGTTCGACACTGATCGACTCCCTGCCGGACGGGCCGATCGAACTGGCCCCGCTGAGCAAGTTTCCGGTCATTCGCGACCTGATGGTGGATCGCAAGCCGATGTTCGACGCCCTCAAGCAGATTCACGGCTGGATTCCCATCGACGGCACCCACGACCTCGGTCCCGGTCCGCGCCGGCCGCCGGAGGAAGCAAGTCTTTCCTACGTTTTCAGTCGCTGCATGACCTGCGGCTGCTGCATGGAAGCCTGCCCCAACTACGATGGCAAGGACCCCTCCCAGTTCATCGGCCCCGCTCCGCTCGGCCAGACCCACTACTTCAACACCAACCCCATCGGGGCGATGAACGCCGGGGAGCGTCTCGACGCCGTGATGGGCCGCAACGGCCTGACCGGCTGCGGGAACGCCCAGAATTGCGTGGAGGTCTGTCCCAAGGACATCCCGCTGACCGACGCCATCGCCGAGCTCAATCGCCAGGCCAACAAGCACTGGCTGACCAGCCTCTTCGGGAGATAG
- the pcnB gene encoding polynucleotide adenylyltransferase PcnB — MPTSQPTPAYLQALLGREPAPPSSEPPPAPEASFKEVPRTFDEECLDDDALRVIRRLTEAGHEAYMVGGSVRDLIFGLRPKDFDVATSAQPLQVKKLFRNCRIIGRRFRLAHVFFRDKIIEVATFRSGNHSGEGQENGELLIRDDNVFGTAEEDARRRDFTINALLYDVQRRVILDHVGGTEDAAARLVRSIGDPDVRLREDPIRMLRAIRLSTRLGCRIDPATEQAIRRHAGEILNAAAPRIHEDLLRMFSGGAMAPAFDALMTHGLLEVILPELHQHLARSAREGRLEEVEALRRSLRVADAWTQAGRALSPAVRLAILLAPVLLTPLHDAGSRDATTAVTEALRPIGQRLAISRREAERIRQVVLALGRFSPRNKRRRFSVTAFVKRAYFPDALDFFELQARATGDLEPEAVRWRSRFQEVFPQGPPPPRKRAPRRRRRSREHGEKGARTF; from the coding sequence TTGCCGACATCGCAACCCACTCCCGCCTATCTCCAGGCCCTGCTCGGCCGGGAACCGGCGCCCCCGTCTTCCGAACCGCCGCCCGCTCCGGAAGCATCCTTCAAGGAGGTTCCGCGCACCTTCGACGAGGAGTGCCTCGACGACGACGCCCTGCGCGTGATCCGGCGACTGACCGAAGCGGGCCATGAGGCCTACATGGTGGGGGGCAGCGTACGGGACTTGATCTTCGGGCTCCGCCCGAAGGATTTCGACGTGGCCACATCGGCCCAGCCGCTGCAAGTCAAGAAACTGTTCCGCAACTGCCGCATCATCGGCAGGCGTTTTCGACTGGCCCACGTCTTTTTCCGTGACAAGATCATCGAGGTCGCCACCTTCCGCTCGGGCAACCACTCCGGCGAAGGCCAGGAGAACGGCGAGCTGTTGATCCGCGACGACAACGTCTTCGGCACTGCCGAAGAAGACGCCCGGCGCCGGGATTTTACGATCAATGCGCTGCTCTACGACGTCCAGCGCCGGGTGATTCTCGACCACGTGGGCGGCACCGAAGACGCCGCCGCGCGGCTGGTACGCAGCATCGGCGATCCCGACGTCAGGCTGCGCGAAGACCCGATCCGCATGCTCCGCGCCATCCGTCTCTCCACACGACTCGGTTGCCGGATCGACCCCGCCACCGAACAGGCCATTCGCCGTCATGCGGGAGAGATCCTCAACGCCGCGGCTCCCCGCATTCACGAGGACCTGCTCCGGATGTTCTCCGGCGGCGCCATGGCCCCGGCCTTCGACGCGCTGATGACCCATGGCCTGCTCGAAGTCATTCTTCCTGAACTCCACCAGCACCTCGCCCGCTCCGCCCGGGAAGGTCGCCTCGAAGAAGTCGAGGCCCTGCGCCGCAGCCTGCGGGTCGCCGATGCCTGGACCCAGGCTGGTCGCGCTCTTTCCCCGGCCGTGCGATTGGCGATCCTCCTGGCCCCCGTGCTGCTCACGCCCCTGCACGACGCCGGCAGCCGTGATGCCACCACGGCGGTCACCGAGGCCCTGCGTCCGATCGGCCAGCGCCTGGCGATCAGCCGGCGGGAGGCCGAGCGGATCCGCCAGGTCGTGCTGGCCCTCGGGCGATTCTCGCCGCGAAACAAGCGCCGCCGCTTTTCCGTCACGGCCTTCGTCAAGCGCGCCTATTTCCCCGACGCCCTCGACTTCTTCGAACTCCAGGCGCGGGCCACCGGCGACCTCGAACCCGAGGCCGTACGCTGGAGAAGCCGTTTCCAGGAGGTTTTCCCCCAAGGCCCCCCACCACCACGCAAGCGGGCTCCGCGGCGTCGGCGCCGCAGCCGCGAGCACGGCGAGAAGGGCGCGCGAACCTTCTGA
- the nrfD gene encoding NrfD/PsrC family molybdoenzyme membrane anchor subunit, whose amino-acid sequence MERLRKIWEFMFGILRMSLRGGTTYYLWLGFLGLLLISGVLAYLDQLRVGLIVTHMRDQVSWAFYIGNFTFLVGVAAAAVLLVIPAYVYHWKPIKEIAIFGELLAISAIVMCLLFVTVDIGRPERFWHLIPGIGTLNVPSSLLGWDVLVLNAYLLLNAVIVGYMLYKAFHKEEVNQRFVVPLLLVSIPAAISIHTVTAFVYNGMAARPFWNASILAPRFIASAFCSGPAVLIILFLILRRVSRIHIRDEAIWKIAELMAYAMFINLFLAGAELFKEFYSRTEHLVHTRYLYTGLGDHTTLVPFAWASLFCSVVAFLLFLVPSTRRNEVTLVIGCLLIYTGVYIEKGMALVIPGMTPDTLGEIYEYAPTITELRVGAGIFAVGFLVFTLLCKAAIPMIHRTYAGEEA is encoded by the coding sequence ATGGAAAGGTTGCGCAAGATCTGGGAATTCATGTTCGGCATCCTGCGGATGTCCCTCAGGGGTGGGACCACCTACTACCTGTGGCTGGGCTTTCTGGGGCTGCTGCTGATCAGTGGTGTGCTGGCCTATCTGGACCAGCTTCGCGTGGGCCTGATCGTGACCCACATGCGGGACCAGGTGTCCTGGGCGTTCTACATCGGCAACTTCACCTTCCTCGTGGGTGTGGCCGCCGCCGCCGTGTTGCTGGTCATTCCGGCCTACGTCTACCACTGGAAGCCGATCAAGGAGATCGCAATTTTCGGCGAGCTGCTGGCGATCTCCGCGATCGTGATGTGCCTGCTTTTCGTGACCGTGGACATTGGTCGTCCTGAGCGGTTCTGGCACCTGATTCCGGGCATCGGAACGCTCAACGTGCCGTCCTCGCTGCTGGGCTGGGACGTGCTGGTGCTCAACGCCTACCTGCTGCTCAACGCGGTGATCGTCGGCTACATGCTCTACAAGGCGTTTCACAAGGAGGAGGTCAATCAGCGTTTCGTGGTCCCGCTGCTGCTGGTTTCGATTCCGGCGGCGATCAGTATTCACACCGTCACGGCCTTCGTCTACAACGGAATGGCGGCACGACCGTTCTGGAACGCCTCGATTCTCGCTCCGCGATTCATCGCCTCGGCCTTCTGCTCGGGCCCGGCGGTGTTGATCATTCTTTTCCTGATTCTGCGGCGGGTGTCCCGGATCCACATCCGGGACGAGGCGATCTGGAAGATCGCCGAGCTGATGGCTTACGCCATGTTCATCAATCTCTTCCTGGCGGGAGCCGAGCTGTTCAAGGAGTTCTATTCCCGCACCGAGCACCTGGTGCACACCCGCTACCTCTACACGGGCCTGGGCGACCACACCACGCTCGTACCCTTTGCCTGGGCCTCGCTTTTCTGCTCGGTGGTGGCGTTCCTGCTCTTCCTCGTGCCCTCGACGCGGCGCAACGAGGTGACCTTGGTGATCGGCTGCTTGCTGATCTACACCGGCGTCTACATCGAGAAGGGCATGGCCCTGGTCATTCCCGGTATGACGCCGGACACCCTCGGAGAGATCTACGAGTACGCGCCGACCATCACGGAGCTGAGAGTCGGGGCCGGGATCTTCGCCGTGGGTTTCCTGGTCTTCACCCTGCTGTGCAAGGCGGCGATTCCCATGATCCACAGAACCTACGCGGGCGAGGAGGCCTGA
- a CDS encoding 4Fe-4S dicluster domain-containing protein, producing the protein MSESDRTSPTSRRAFLTAAGLTSMAAVSAAVAGSKPGFVEKLLARRFVELTPQQVQRRLDEVRRDCEERYGREVDVKATKALEGVVFGYGLDLSRCVGCRRCVYACVKENNNSRHPQVHWIRVLQMKKEEGIDLVHSTAYYNPEEVPEEDYFYVPVACQQCRNSPCTRACPVRATWQEPDGIVVIDYDWCIGCRCCMSACPYGARHFNWADPEIDAEAINPDMHYLGNRPRMRGVVEKCTFCIQRTREGRYPACCEICPVGARKFGNLLDEESEIRYLMREKRVFVLKEELATRPKFYYFYAT; encoded by the coding sequence ATGAGTGAATCCGATCGCACTTCTCCGACCAGCCGCCGGGCGTTTCTCACCGCCGCCGGACTGACCAGCATGGCGGCGGTTTCGGCCGCCGTGGCGGGATCGAAGCCGGGTTTCGTCGAGAAGCTCCTGGCGCGCCGTTTCGTCGAACTGACTCCACAGCAGGTTCAGCGGCGCCTCGACGAAGTCCGGAGAGACTGCGAGGAACGCTACGGCCGCGAAGTGGACGTCAAGGCGACCAAGGCCCTCGAAGGAGTGGTCTTCGGTTACGGCCTCGATCTTTCCCGTTGTGTGGGTTGCCGGCGTTGTGTCTATGCTTGCGTCAAGGAGAACAACAACTCACGACACCCCCAGGTGCACTGGATCCGGGTACTGCAAATGAAGAAGGAGGAGGGCATCGACCTGGTGCACTCCACCGCCTACTACAACCCGGAGGAAGTGCCCGAGGAAGACTACTTCTACGTTCCCGTGGCCTGTCAGCAGTGCCGCAATTCGCCCTGCACCCGGGCCTGTCCGGTCCGGGCCACCTGGCAAGAGCCTGACGGTATCGTTGTCATCGACTACGACTGGTGCATCGGCTGCCGCTGCTGCATGTCGGCCTGTCCCTATGGCGCCCGGCACTTCAACTGGGCCGATCCCGAGATCGATGCCGAGGCGATCAATCCCGACATGCACTATCTCGGCAATCGTCCGCGTATGCGGGGGGTCGTGGAGAAGTGCACTTTTTGCATCCAGCGGACACGGGAGGGGCGTTATCCCGCCTGTTGTGAGATCTGCCCGGTGGGCGCCCGAAAGTTCGGCAACCTGCTCGACGAAGAGAGCGAGATCCGCTACCTGATGCGCGAGAAGCGGGTCTTCGTGCTCAAGGAAGAACTCGCCACCCGGCCGAAGTTCTATTACTTCTATGCCACTTGA
- a CDS encoding cytochrome c3 family protein → MDRSPPESEPQLRLPESSSLVVLLVFFAGIALISLISIVASEDVPGHSQMMPDRAYGPEDVTGVDFDFEPLPGLTGESSAPYTLPPPPFSDPDIFPCSSCHEEGDYDATRRELGFHEEIQLNHGPRDRWCFDCHNPEQRDVLRLSSGRTVTFEESYELCGQCHGTIFRDWKQGIHGRRRGYWNGAKSYLLCAHCHNPHSPRPAPIKPLPPPIHPSYLASDLGRSAEGSTHDE, encoded by the coding sequence GTGGATCGATCACCCCCTGAGTCCGAGCCCCAGCTCCGTTTACCGGAAAGTTCGTCGCTGGTGGTGCTGCTGGTCTTTTTTGCGGGCATCGCCCTGATCAGCCTGATATCCATCGTCGCCAGCGAAGACGTACCGGGGCATTCCCAGATGATGCCCGATCGGGCCTACGGCCCCGAGGACGTCACCGGTGTCGACTTCGATTTCGAGCCGCTGCCGGGGTTGACCGGGGAGTCCAGCGCGCCCTACACCCTGCCGCCGCCGCCGTTTTCGGATCCCGACATCTTCCCCTGCTCGAGTTGTCACGAGGAGGGGGACTACGATGCGACGCGACGCGAACTCGGCTTTCACGAGGAGATCCAGCTCAACCACGGTCCCCGGGATCGCTGGTGCTTCGATTGCCACAATCCCGAGCAGCGGGACGTGCTGCGGTTGAGCTCCGGCCGCACCGTGACTTTCGAGGAATCCTACGAACTCTGCGGGCAGTGTCACGGCACGATCTTCCGGGACTGGAAACAGGGCATTCATGGTCGTCGCAGGGGGTATTGGAACGGCGCCAAGAGCTACCTGCTCTGTGCCCACTGTCACAACCCGCACTCGCCGCGGCCCGCGCCGATCAAGCCGTTGCCGCCGCCGATCCATCCCTCCTATCTCGCTTCGGATTTGGGGCGGTCCGCCGAGGGGAGCACCCACGATGAGTGA